The Vallitalea okinawensis genome window below encodes:
- a CDS encoding zinc ribbon domain-containing protein — translation MYCIKCGGKIDDNNNFCIKCGTKIKGNIKTKNQNKETAMLIPEKEAIKDFEGMNQTKKTKKLKTIREKKKTKKIVITWSIIISLGLIAGSIYYISLSKLVETSAGYVKYIDKMQIEAGIELIIEIEERIGRIDVNDKDYITEAEEILIEHRGALEVTINDINGLKTKNEEVNTINEMLIQWCNKKYLINEYSKELLEMTKDLESIEADGALEEAYSNIVEKTLVVNTLEQEAQHLLGNWNIAMQEQKIEYQ, via the coding sequence ATGTATTGTATAAAATGCGGTGGTAAAATTGACGACAATAATAATTTTTGTATTAAATGTGGAACTAAAATAAAAGGTAACATAAAGACTAAAAATCAAAACAAAGAAACTGCTATGCTAATACCTGAAAAAGAGGCTATAAAAGACTTTGAGGGAATGAATCAAACAAAGAAAACCAAGAAATTAAAGACTATAAGAGAAAAAAAGAAGACAAAGAAGATAGTTATCACATGGAGTATTATCATTAGCTTAGGACTTATAGCAGGAAGTATATATTATATAAGTCTATCAAAGTTAGTTGAGACCTCAGCTGGATATGTGAAATATATAGATAAAATGCAGATCGAAGCAGGGATAGAATTAATCATAGAAATAGAAGAGAGAATAGGTAGAATTGATGTTAATGATAAAGACTACATAACTGAAGCAGAAGAGATATTAATAGAGCATAGAGGAGCATTAGAAGTTACTATTAATGATATTAATGGGCTAAAGACAAAAAACGAAGAAGTTAATACAATAAATGAAATGCTGATTCAATGGTGTAATAAAAAATATTTAATTAATGAATATAGTAAAGAATTGTTAGAAATGACAAAAGATCTTGAGAGCATTGAAGCTGATGGAGCCTTAGAGGAAGCATATAGTAACATCGTAGAAAAGACTTTAGTAGTTAATACTCTTGAACAAGAAGCTCAACATCTATTAGGTAATTGGAATATAGCTATGCAAGAGCAAAAAATCGAATATCAGTAA
- a CDS encoding protein kinase domain-containing protein: protein MIDQGMLKKIAKENRYRIENSEALAQGYLLNNKYEICYVMYSGDNGFVYRARNSFTKDYVAIKEFYPRDNIEYGDQLIRLRRNKISQAVELDSFTPKKYELYMTLLNRFLQEAEQLKELSINKYVIDVNDCFETNNTGYIVLDYIDYPTLSELITSEELITAQDTIEIYMLLLTAVEEIHHAGIIHRDIKPSNLFVMPDKIVIGDFGISKYKQDINKSNTICYSEVYASPEQKIGSNTQGTWSDIYSLGKILEYLIFHLGYKNDINLRTKEEAYELGLNLINETVDRNKINAIISKSCEESPKSRIQNINEVKEIIGKRHKRMPIKMIILSIIAIFTVGLLFYILVQKDGKITNTNNDLNISKTVSTYIQNNSVRGDTNDKPIMGNEIKDTDEKQSISTESKDADDKLSIGNESEDADDMLSIGNESEDADNKPSIGNEYKDTDETPSIGIQSEDAYEEPSMGNESENTDNKPSIDNESEDPEDKPDNEIKDEVINTEEVTFITSQNRNFDFTDTKLVEWSNPHDFPGYIVCVMNTSTWQIETPQFYVNGTSFDLDTLGLNPANYRLMLFVTDPNNKFAYMKYFDFVVSEPIDKKLLSPVELDTDFYSYNISDDKYIDFYANNDDLTYVVSLIDYYGPNKITTHEISEQRVNINDLINKSGYYSLIIQSKSDKEISQYAKSDISIVEDNIPKRATFNIRNNSIFPYNGEKKLEWDNMDDPKEIYMVLYHIVSGQTIKKSFNGDITNIDLDSLELNMGAYECTLSYLKDHTMSPLSKVNFAVLPPYLPAVMINNNEKLEWNNAEDILLSWSPAEKANNYFINFYKVSSLELIASLTTNELFIDFSETLEKGTYQVEIYYEDKRGNESEKNIFEIVIK from the coding sequence ATGATTGATCAGGGGATGCTAAAAAAAATAGCTAAAGAAAATAGATACAGAATTGAAAATAGTGAAGCTTTAGCACAGGGATATTTACTTAATAATAAATATGAGATATGCTATGTAATGTATTCAGGTGATAATGGTTTTGTATATAGGGCTAGAAATAGCTTTACAAAGGATTATGTTGCTATTAAAGAGTTTTATCCACGGGATAATATTGAATATGGTGATCAGTTAATAAGATTAAGAAGAAATAAAATCAGTCAAGCAGTAGAACTGGATTCTTTTACACCAAAGAAGTATGAACTGTATATGACACTTTTGAATCGTTTTTTACAAGAGGCTGAGCAATTAAAAGAGTTATCGATAAATAAATATGTTATAGATGTTAATGATTGCTTTGAAACTAATAATACTGGCTATATTGTTCTTGACTATATTGATTATCCAACATTAAGTGAACTAATAACATCAGAAGAGTTAATAACAGCCCAAGACACTATAGAGATATATATGCTTCTGTTGACGGCTGTTGAAGAAATTCATCACGCTGGAATTATTCACCGTGATATTAAGCCTAGTAATTTATTTGTTATGCCAGATAAGATTGTTATTGGAGACTTTGGTATTTCTAAATATAAACAAGACATTAATAAGAGTAATACAATTTGTTATTCCGAAGTCTATGCATCTCCTGAGCAGAAAATAGGATCGAATACTCAAGGGACTTGGTCAGACATATATTCATTAGGTAAAATTCTTGAATACTTAATCTTTCATTTAGGTTATAAAAATGACATCAATCTTAGAACGAAGGAAGAGGCATATGAACTTGGCTTAAATCTAATCAATGAAACTGTTGATAGAAATAAGATAAATGCTATAATTTCTAAATCCTGTGAAGAATCTCCTAAATCACGAATACAGAATATAAATGAAGTAAAAGAAATAATTGGTAAACGCCATAAGCGTATGCCTATAAAAATGATTATATTATCCATTATTGCAATATTTACAGTCGGATTATTATTTTATATACTAGTTCAAAAAGATGGAAAAATAACAAATACTAATAATGATTTGAATATCAGTAAAACTGTAAGTACATATATTCAAAATAATAGTGTACGTGGAGATACGAATGATAAGCCAATTATGGGTAATGAGATTAAAGATACGGATGAAAAGCAAAGTATAAGTACCGAGAGTAAAGATGCAGATGATAAGCTAAGCATAGGTAACGAAAGTGAAGATGCAGATGATATGCTAAGCATAGGTAACGAAAGTGAAGATGCAGATAATAAGCCAAGTATAGGTAATGAGTATAAGGATACGGATGAAACCCCAAGTATAGGTATCCAGAGTGAAGATGCATATGAAGAGCCAAGTATGGGTAACGAAAGTGAAAATACAGATAATAAGCCAAGTATAGATAATGAAAGTGAAGATCCAGAGGATAAGCCAGATAATGAGATTAAAGATGAAGTCATAAATACCGAAGAAGTTACATTTATTACATCACAGAATAGAAATTTTGATTTTACTGATACAAAGTTAGTTGAATGGTCAAACCCACATGATTTTCCAGGATATATTGTGTGCGTTATGAATACTTCGACATGGCAAATTGAGACGCCACAATTCTATGTGAATGGAACGAGTTTCGATTTGGATACATTAGGATTAAACCCTGCCAATTATCGACTGATGCTTTTTGTTACAGATCCGAATAATAAATTTGCTTATATGAAGTACTTTGATTTTGTGGTTAGTGAACCTATAGATAAAAAATTATTAAGCCCTGTGGAACTTGATACAGACTTCTACTCTTATAATATATCTGATGATAAATACATTGATTTCTATGCTAATAATGATGACTTAACTTATGTAGTTTCTTTAATCGATTACTATGGTCCTAATAAAATTACAACCCATGAAATAAGTGAGCAAAGAGTTAATATAAATGATTTAATAAATAAAAGTGGGTATTATTCCTTGATTATTCAGTCTAAAAGTGATAAAGAAATTTCACAGTATGCTAAATCAGATATCTCAATAGTTGAAGATAATATTCCCAAAAGAGCTACTTTTAACATAAGAAATAATAGTATTTTTCCTTATAATGGTGAAAAGAAATTAGAGTGGGATAATATGGATGACCCTAAAGAGATATATATGGTACTTTATCATATAGTCTCAGGACAAACTATCAAAAAGAGTTTTAATGGAGATATAACTAATATTGATTTAGATTCATTAGAATTAAATATGGGTGCCTACGAATGTACTTTAAGTTATCTTAAAGACCATACTATGTCACCATTATCAAAGGTCAATTTTGCGGTATTACCACCATACCTTCCGGCAGTCATGATAAATAATAATGAAAAATTAGAATGGAATAATGCAGAGGATATATTATTATCATGGTCTCCGGCAGAGAAGGCTAATAATTATTTCATAAACTTTTATAAAGTAAGTTCTCTGGAACTAATAGCTAGTTTAACAACAAATGAATTATTCATTGATTTTTCTGAAACCCTTGAAAAAGGTACTTATCAAGTAGAAATTTACTATGAAGATAAAAGAGGTAACGAATCTGAGAAAAACATTTTTGAGATTGTTATAAAGTAG
- a CDS encoding DUF5050 domain-containing protein — translation MSRKVIILVILTTIALASFGVVILIGTGGSQYEKKMELGHECFDEKNYEESITAYEEAIEIDEDSVKARVGMADAYIKLEDYEAAEEIIMEAIDMDEEDDDSWELAIEIYERMNKPKIEIKELVEEAYKSTERKKFNRWIKEKTPENPLVNMDSGDYSEELNIELTNLNNGDKAYYSTDGSDPMENGAEYEGSIHIREGETILRLAITNSYSLTSQSEFTYAITPKELILGNTSGNIKNAGYVASWNDWIIYSVEGGIYRYNAYNGEEKKLLDTDNTPMYLNVIGDKLYFSLSSIDYSETNIYEMDLNSSDTISVIAEDAFTFSYLVIANDTGYYLNENNNIMKFDLITRQAEVIVYDQCHTVNVIDDWIYYLNLSDSVTYTYDNMLDGTSYQEFGTIYRVKTNGQDKEKITNDGTNDFLVYNEWIYYANCNDGDSVSSEGESFYLGRLYRLNIDTRDKIKMSDDLVFRRVNKYGDYIYYGDTTGMTRLNINTRKRERLFDTIYGMEINLIKDMMVFTDIYPPSQANNYIAQWGNSTYRNLFYIELDNIPKLTIESNISSTDEIDYIIPYSSNRYLIEEDLENLTLEELALARNEIYARKGYIFSTEKYRLYFESKSWYSPNSNFSEGDLNEYEKYNAQFIKQFEN, via the coding sequence ATGAGTAGAAAAGTAATTATTTTAGTCATTTTAACTACCATAGCACTAGCTTCTTTTGGTGTGGTTATACTCATTGGAACTGGTGGGAGCCAATATGAAAAAAAAATGGAGCTAGGCCACGAATGCTTTGATGAAAAAAATTATGAAGAATCTATAACTGCTTATGAAGAAGCTATCGAAATTGATGAAGATAGTGTTAAGGCTAGAGTGGGTATGGCTGATGCTTATATTAAACTAGAAGACTATGAGGCTGCAGAAGAAATTATAATGGAAGCTATAGATATGGATGAAGAAGATGATGACAGTTGGGAGCTTGCCATAGAAATATATGAACGAATGAATAAACCGAAAATAGAAATTAAGGAGTTAGTAGAAGAAGCTTACAAAAGTACTGAGAGAAAAAAGTTTAATAGATGGATAAAAGAGAAAACACCAGAAAACCCTCTTGTGAATATGGATAGTGGTGACTATTCAGAAGAGCTTAACATAGAACTAACTAATTTAAATAATGGTGACAAGGCTTATTATTCAACTGATGGTAGTGACCCAATGGAAAACGGTGCAGAATATGAAGGTAGTATTCATATCAGAGAAGGAGAAACAATATTAAGATTAGCTATTACCAACAGCTATAGCCTGACTAGTCAAAGTGAATTTACTTATGCAATCACTCCTAAAGAACTAATTCTAGGCAATACTTCAGGAAACATTAAAAATGCAGGTTATGTAGCATCATGGAATGATTGGATCATCTATAGTGTAGAAGGCGGAATATATAGATATAACGCCTATAACGGAGAAGAGAAAAAATTATTGGACACTGATAACACACCTATGTATCTAAATGTTATAGGTGATAAATTATACTTTAGCTTGAGTTCTATTGATTATAGCGAGACTAACATTTATGAAATGGATCTTAATTCAAGTGATACTATAAGTGTTATTGCTGAAGATGCATTTACTTTTTCTTACCTAGTAATAGCTAATGATACAGGCTACTATTTGAATGAAAATAATAATATCATGAAATTTGATTTAATTACACGGCAGGCAGAAGTAATTGTCTATGACCAATGTCATACTGTTAATGTTATTGATGACTGGATTTATTATTTAAACCTGAGTGACTCTGTTACATATACCTATGATAATATGCTTGATGGTACATCTTATCAGGAGTTTGGTACCATATATCGAGTTAAGACAAATGGTCAAGATAAGGAAAAAATAACTAATGATGGTACCAATGATTTTCTAGTCTACAACGAGTGGATTTACTATGCTAACTGTAATGATGGTGATTCGGTAAGTTCTGAAGGAGAAAGTTTTTATTTAGGAAGGTTGTATCGACTAAATATTGATACAAGAGATAAAATAAAAATGTCGGATGATTTAGTTTTTAGAAGAGTTAATAAATATGGAGATTATATTTATTATGGAGATACCACAGGGATGACAAGGTTGAACATCAATACAAGGAAGAGGGAGCGACTATTTGATACAATATATGGTATGGAAATCAATCTTATAAAAGACATGATGGTTTTCACAGATATTTATCCACCAAGTCAAGCCAATAATTATATTGCTCAGTGGGGAAATTCTACATATAGAAATCTATTTTATATAGAATTAGACAATATTCCAAAGCTTACGATAGAATCAAATATAAGCAGTACTGATGAAATTGATTATATCATTCCATATAGTAGTAATAGATATTTGATTGAAGAGGATTTAGAAA
- a CDS encoding S-layer homology domain-containing protein, with amino-acid sequence MIYSRITSFVLLFVLLFTLINTSSIDIIAATDMVFEIEASSVLEEEVNGEDVVYEPVNISDNNVNTAWVEGGSGNGEGEWVYINSNSSFDLASLQIINGYAKSESLYYKNNRALRIRVEASNGQVREVNLMDGIMDFQNIELGFENIKGVRLYFTEVINGTMYNDLCISEIKFNNQYLNLQKSSSGDYDSKETCDQVLTSILNRISDGNKIIETYYTESNGLIISCNYYENNGKIVLVHVYDSWSDRYYYFNESGELIYYYDVDTKPSFHQVFFVNGKMLASIDEDGYNANEQIKYWFNNRAEFEKLEKEYNESAKKLLTGEVIKDDTTAYTLLQNYNNCSNTIEINNEIGSQLSYFDKNLETTIRQELGKVSGNILEEELATITSLNASGMNIKSVEGLDKLKNLKTLNISYNAIENTEPFKSLTNLEAINITESIANEKELASIVDYFESGDVDVIWQSDVDQTDAIQALKDKFDSDTIEELTKEAEKIIRETGALKLESEDNKLMINTSLIDAEIATAIEMKNQIESMLKEDDVTLDRKIEAIIEIEFGSLEEDKTIELTFSNNLSEIKDVDKINVNTGGVILSVTPNQIEKATKNNGILKIELDYKEAIVTNEVVADVETFIEDDSVSGIKKLMNDVKVISRATIANTSDNANKIILAAETIEQTFNTTIYTIHINNGAGMSDGKLGLSLVSDDNKYNCVFKNTDGLEEAMGGRYDEETGKMAVSIDDSGDYYVINNKKSFEDIEGLTTAEKEAIKIIASKEILSGEEGKFNPDEKVNRAELTTALIKMAYLHNKNAESDFVDVEESAWYYPYISSSEEIGVVSGYDDNTFRPDHAILKVELTKLNAALLSYCKGYKYPEQKEIYLSMYSNPDEIEEWALDYVALATREGIVVPNIDQLFDGEKEISRVEAAMMLYRLYKKL; translated from the coding sequence ATGATTTATAGTAGAATCACGAGCTTCGTATTACTTTTTGTACTTTTATTTACTTTGATTAATACATCATCCATAGACATTATAGCTGCTACAGATATGGTCTTTGAAATAGAAGCATCTTCAGTATTAGAAGAAGAAGTTAATGGTGAAGATGTTGTATATGAACCAGTCAATATTTCTGATAATAATGTTAATACTGCATGGGTAGAAGGTGGATCAGGAAATGGAGAAGGCGAATGGGTTTATATTAACAGTAATTCTTCATTTGATTTAGCTAGTCTTCAAATAATTAATGGATATGCTAAAAGTGAAAGCTTATATTATAAAAATAATAGAGCCTTGAGAATAAGAGTTGAAGCTTCCAATGGACAAGTCAGAGAAGTCAATCTAATGGATGGGATTATGGACTTTCAGAACATCGAGTTGGGATTTGAAAATATTAAAGGAGTACGACTCTACTTTACAGAAGTTATTAATGGCACAATGTATAATGATTTATGTATAAGTGAAATCAAGTTTAATAATCAATATTTAAATCTTCAAAAGAGCTCAAGTGGGGACTATGATTCTAAGGAAACATGTGATCAAGTATTAACCAGCATTTTAAACCGAATTTCAGATGGTAACAAGATTATAGAAACTTATTATACAGAATCTAATGGTTTAATAATTAGTTGTAATTATTATGAAAATAATGGTAAAATTGTATTGGTACATGTATACGATTCTTGGTCAGATAGGTATTACTATTTTAATGAATCTGGAGAACTTATATATTACTACGATGTTGATACCAAACCTTCCTTTCATCAAGTTTTTTTTGTTAATGGTAAAATGTTAGCATCAATAGATGAAGATGGGTATAACGCAAACGAGCAAATAAAATATTGGTTCAATAATAGGGCAGAATTTGAGAAACTTGAAAAGGAATATAATGAATCTGCCAAAAAATTATTAACTGGAGAAGTAATTAAAGATGATACAACAGCTTATACGTTACTACAAAACTATAACAATTGTTCAAATACAATTGAGATAAATAATGAAATAGGATCACAATTAAGTTATTTTGATAAAAACCTTGAAACAACTATTCGACAAGAACTAGGAAAAGTTAGTGGTAATATCTTAGAAGAAGAGCTAGCAACAATAACAAGTCTTAATGCTTCCGGTATGAATATAAAAAGTGTAGAAGGACTTGATAAGCTTAAAAACTTAAAGACATTGAATATAAGCTATAATGCTATTGAAAATACTGAACCATTTAAAAGCTTAACTAATCTTGAAGCTATTAATATAACTGAGAGTATTGCAAACGAAAAAGAACTTGCTTCAATAGTTGATTACTTTGAATCAGGAGATGTGGATGTTATATGGCAAAGTGATGTTGATCAAACGGATGCTATTCAAGCATTAAAAGATAAGTTTGATAGTGATACAATAGAAGAGTTGACGAAAGAAGCAGAGAAGATCATAAGAGAAACTGGGGCACTAAAATTAGAATCTGAAGATAACAAGCTTATGATCAATACATCCTTGATAGACGCAGAAATTGCAACAGCTATAGAAATGAAGAATCAAATAGAGTCGATGTTAAAAGAAGATGATGTGACATTAGATAGAAAAATAGAAGCCATTATAGAAATAGAATTTGGATCATTAGAGGAAGACAAAACTATTGAACTAACTTTTTCAAATAATCTCAGTGAAATAAAAGATGTTGATAAGATTAATGTTAATACAGGAGGTGTTATCCTATCGGTAACTCCTAATCAAATCGAAAAAGCAACAAAAAATAATGGTATTCTGAAGATCGAATTAGACTATAAAGAAGCTATAGTTACCAATGAAGTTGTAGCAGATGTTGAAACCTTTATAGAAGACGATAGTGTATCGGGGATTAAAAAGCTTATGAACGATGTTAAAGTAATTAGCAGAGCTACGATAGCTAATACTAGCGACAATGCGAATAAAATTATTTTAGCTGCTGAGACCATAGAGCAAACATTCAATACAACTATCTACACAATTCATATTAATAATGGAGCAGGTATGTCTGATGGTAAACTTGGTTTAAGTCTTGTTTCGGATGACAACAAATACAATTGTGTTTTCAAGAATACTGATGGTCTAGAAGAGGCTATGGGTGGAAGGTATGATGAAGAAACAGGTAAAATGGCTGTTAGTATAGATGATAGTGGTGATTATTATGTCATCAACAATAAAAAGAGTTTTGAAGATATAGAAGGGTTAACAACAGCAGAAAAAGAAGCCATAAAAATAATTGCATCCAAAGAAATACTATCAGGTGAAGAAGGAAAATTTAATCCTGATGAAAAAGTTAATAGGGCAGAATTAACGACAGCTTTAATCAAGATGGCTTATTTGCATAATAAGAATGCAGAAAGTGATTTCGTCGATGTAGAAGAAAGTGCATGGTACTATCCATACATATCATCCTCAGAAGAAATCGGTGTTGTATCAGGTTATGATGATAATACCTTTAGACCGGATCATGCTATATTAAAAGTAGAATTAACTAAACTCAATGCTGCATTATTATCCTATTGCAAAGGTTATAAATATCCTGAACAAAAGGAGATTTATCTTAGCATGTACAGTAATCCAGATGAAATAGAAGAATGGGCTTTAGATTATGTAGCATTGGCAACAAGAGAAGGTATAGTGGTACCCAATATAGATCAACTATTTGATGGAGAAAAAGAAATATCAAGAGTAGAGGCTGCTATGATGTTATATCGATTGTATAAGAAACTGTAA
- a CDS encoding zinc ribbon domain-containing protein produces the protein MKKCTKCNEANVEEAIFCNNCGARLELDKNEKGTNDTLSSEKQKTEEISDDMQSGDDKETTENNGINENKVSNKINEIMNNLKEVLEKLNFSKWYIIPSGLVAIIIIGFLISHLVISSNPVYRTLYGLNKFVSQNKYDLTMSLETNLDNSLDELTKEIDNKFKISIDKRKGTMAGAYETQYNNEKIIDFVLLAQEGVLYFDVPEVLEDDEYLYYELEDIASEESFDSIGKYIDMIDIKGLDTRIYADAIYEATESDLDKKFNEVTFELESDTIIDMMEEILETAEDDEKLASWIQKNGKKVFNEMIEDDFEWGYMDDDVWEEMLDIIDDKDFEDDFADGLEEMVDAFKQDKEYYEDEEFELTVTVTFDIFNRIKTVVIEPEAYDESFTLTIENGKGYRPVRKYSTRDGEDIEKMDIEDQYELVEDIVDYLDDYVKENDDLEDFFEDLAEDNYFIDQEELIKAMIEELMQEIFWTFM, from the coding sequence ATGAAAAAGTGTACTAAATGTAATGAAGCAAATGTTGAAGAAGCGATATTTTGTAATAATTGTGGAGCTAGGCTAGAGCTAGACAAAAATGAGAAAGGTACAAATGATACTTTAAGCTCAGAGAAACAAAAGACAGAAGAAATAAGTGACGACATGCAATCTGGAGATGATAAAGAGACTACTGAAAACAATGGGATTAACGAAAATAAAGTCAGTAATAAAATTAATGAAATTATGAATAACTTAAAAGAAGTCCTTGAGAAATTAAACTTCAGCAAGTGGTATATTATACCAAGTGGTTTAGTAGCAATTATTATTATAGGATTTTTAATATCTCATCTTGTTATATCATCAAATCCAGTATACAGAACCCTATATGGTCTCAATAAGTTTGTTTCACAGAATAAATATGATTTAACAATGTCTTTAGAAACAAATTTGGATAATTCCTTAGATGAATTAACAAAAGAAATAGATAATAAATTTAAAATATCTATTGATAAGAGAAAAGGAACGATGGCAGGTGCCTACGAAACACAATATAACAATGAAAAGATTATAGATTTTGTTCTACTAGCACAAGAGGGGGTTCTATATTTTGATGTACCTGAAGTACTTGAAGATGATGAATATCTCTATTATGAATTAGAAGATATTGCATCTGAGGAGTCTTTCGATTCAATAGGAAAATATATTGATATGATCGATATTAAAGGATTGGATACTAGAATCTATGCTGATGCAATTTATGAAGCAACAGAAAGTGATTTGGATAAAAAATTCAATGAAGTAACATTTGAACTTGAGAGTGATACGATTATAGATATGATGGAAGAGATATTAGAAACAGCAGAAGATGACGAAAAATTAGCTAGCTGGATTCAAAAGAATGGTAAAAAAGTCTTTAACGAAATGATAGAAGATGATTTTGAATGGGGCTATATGGATGATGATGTTTGGGAGGAAATGCTGGACATCATTGATGATAAAGATTTTGAAGATGATTTTGCTGATGGGCTGGAAGAAATGGTAGATGCTTTCAAACAAGATAAAGAGTATTATGAGGATGAAGAATTCGAACTCACAGTTACTGTCACCTTTGATATATTCAATCGTATTAAAACAGTCGTTATAGAGCCAGAAGCTTATGATGAGAGTTTCACTTTAACTATTGAAAATGGTAAAGGCTATCGTCCGGTTAGAAAATACTCAACAAGAGATGGAGAAGATATTGAAAAAATGGACATAGAGGATCAATATGAGTTAGTTGAGGATATTGTGGACTACTTAGATGATTATGTTAAAGAGAATGATGATTTAGAAGACTTCTTTGAAGATTTAGCAGAAGATAATTATTTTATTGATCAGGAAGAACTAATAAAGGCTATGATAGAAGAACTGATGCAAGAGATATTTTGGACGTTTATGTAA
- a CDS encoding pentapeptide repeat-containing protein yields MLVSNPIISVLFEYGYDGTENIFEYWVEHKSEIIDYIRNEKPSLLLNSRFLEEFEMKVRWGSHLGVLTKFQMRKVFRKAEEGAILDFKDIGFTYGHHRYSFDDLGTVHSFNDSGDSNKTDFRGISILKNSIKNVTIKNADLSYASMDDTSFINVSFHNCNFNHARFCNAELIDCTFDNQCSLNYTNFSSAFIRAVFDVPIVQPTLTKIHKSDIWDILSRRDPRWRNFTEVWGISFYEQCQMENEDISQYIPNLQKLLDKTNESKNANWLERLAYKIQLLLKPLNV; encoded by the coding sequence ATGTTAGTAAGCAATCCTATAATTTCTGTGCTTTTCGAATATGGTTATGACGGTACTGAAAACATATTTGAATATTGGGTTGAACACAAGTCAGAGATAATTGATTATATCAGGAACGAAAAGCCTAGTTTACTTTTGAATAGTAGATTTTTAGAGGAATTTGAGATGAAGGTACGATGGGGATCACATTTAGGTGTATTAACAAAGTTTCAGATGAGGAAGGTATTTAGAAAAGCAGAAGAAGGAGCAATACTTGACTTCAAAGATATTGGATTTACCTATGGCCATCACAGATATAGCTTTGATGACCTTGGAACTGTACACTCTTTTAACGATAGTGGAGATTCAAACAAGACTGACTTCAGAGGGATTAGTATCTTAAAGAACAGTATAAAAAACGTCACCATAAAAAATGCAGATTTGTCTTATGCATCAATGGATGATACATCGTTTATTAACGTAAGTTTTCATAATTGCAATTTCAATCATGCAAGATTTTGTAATGCTGAACTAATAGACTGTACTTTTGATAATCAGTGTTCTTTGAATTATACTAATTTTTCAAGTGCTTTCATTCGAGCCGTCTTTGACGTTCCTATTGTTCAGCCAACTCTTACAAAGATACATAAAAGTGATATCTGGGATATATTGAGTAGAAGGGACCCACGGTGGAGAAATTTTACCGAGGTCTGGGGGATATCTTTTTATGAACAATGTCAAATGGAAAATGAGGATATTAGCCAGTACATACCTAATTTGCAAAAACTATTAGATAAAACTAATGAAAGTAAGAATGCTAATTGGCTAGAGCGATTAGCGTATAAAATACAATTATTATTGAAACCTCTTAATGTTTAA